A genomic region of Nymphaea colorata isolate Beijing-Zhang1983 chromosome 2, ASM883128v2, whole genome shotgun sequence contains the following coding sequences:
- the LOC116248532 gene encoding WEB family protein At3g51220-like, translating into MENSRVEIDTRAPFQSVKEAIVLFGERVLAGEIYANKIKEAKSRTNEVGSGSARLASIAAELERTKEKLKESRAESEAMSECLNSIIEELEETKKQLESLKAKGKEEDRRQPEETEITDIKFVEETKKDVAEIEQSRKVRYVSFADPPSLAEVLSTDVESVPRRNAEAGNNMPSEKKKKKKKKKPLIPLIGGIFSRKKGSERAASSMN; encoded by the exons ATGGAGAACAGCAGGGTGGAGATTGACACAAGGGCGCCCTTCCAGTCGGTGAAGGAAGCCATAGTCCTGTTCGGGGAAAGAGTCTTAGCAGGAGAGATATACGCCAACAAGATCAAAGAG GCAAAATCGAGAACAAATGAGGTCGGAAGCGGGTCTGCAAGGTTGGCGTCAATTGCAGCAGAATTGGAGCGCACGAAGGAGAAGCTGAAGGAATCGAGAGCAGAAAGCGAAGCCATGTCGGAGTGCTTGAACTCCATCATCGAGGAGCTAGAGGAAACAAAGAAGCAACTCGAGAGCCTCAAGGCcaagggaaaggaagaagatcGCCGACAACCGGAAGAAACAGAGATCACGGACATCAAATTCGTCGAGGAAACCAAAAAGGACGTCGCGGAGATCGAACAGAGCCGGAAGGTCAGGTACGTTAGCTTCGCGGACCCGCCGTCCCTTGCTGAGGTCCTGAGCACAGACGTGGAATCCGTCCCGAGGAGGAACGCAGAAGCGGGCAACAATATGCCGtcggagaagaaaaagaagaagaagaagaagaagccactAATTCCATTGATAGGAGGTATCTTCTCCAGGAAGAAAGGCTCAGAAAGAGCTGCTTCTTCAATGAACTAG
- the LOC116246749 gene encoding AP-2 complex subunit sigma: MIRFILLQNRQGKTRLAKYYVPLEESEKHKVEYEVHRLVVNRDPKFTNFVEFRTHKVIYRRYAGLFFSMCVDITDNELAYLECIHLFVEILDHFFSNVCELDLVFNFHKVYLILDEFILAGELQETSKRAIIERMGELERQE, from the exons ATG ATCCGGTTCATTCTGCTTCAGAATAGGCAAGGGAAGACGCGCCTGGCGAAGTACTACGTGCCGTTGGAAGAATCTGAGAAACACAAGGTCGAGTATGAG GTCCATCGTCTGGTAGTCAACAGAGATCCCAAATTCACCAATTTTGTCGAG TTTCGCACACACAAGGTCATCTACAGGCGGTATGCTGGACTGTTCTTTTCAATGTGTGTTGATATCACAGATAATGAACTGGCATACTTGGAGTGCAttcatttatttgttgaaaTATTGGATCATTTCTTCAGCAATGTTTGTGAGCTGGATTTGGTCTTTAATTTTCACAAG GTATATCTGATACTGGATGAGTTTATCCTTGCTGGTGAATTGCAAGAGACAAGCAAAAGG gCTATCATTGAGAGGATGGGAGAGCTGGAGAGGCAAGAGTGA